The region CTTTTCGAGCCCCTTTTCATCCCTCAATTTGTCCAGGATACTGTACTCAAGTTACGCAATAAGCCCGTTCTCGATTTGCGCAAGCTTCTCCCTCTTTCACTCAAATCAGTTCTATAATAGGGAATGCAACTAAAAACTAAACGAACGGAATTATACGGTGCACCTTATTCTTGCACTTCTAGTGTTTTCCGCATCTGAGGATCGATTGATCGGAttgatgaaaaattagaaaagtgaatatagatttattaaattttgataaattaaattgtaaattaatgaatttccTCACTTCTCAATTTTCACCTCGTCTCAAAATCACACGCGATCCTCTGAAACGAGATGGACGTATATTCGAGCGTAGGAGAGAAAATTAgcgaaaaattcaaatgcaGAAGGTGCACGTAAAACGAACGAACTTGCAATCGTGGTCCACCATGTTCTAGGGATTATTCAGTCGGGACAATCTGGCAACTGCGCCGTTACCGTCGCCAGTCGCCATCTTCACAGTCTTCACGCACTGCACGCGGTCGTTGCTGGTCGCTGCAGGCAGGCTGCAGGTCGCTGCGAGTTCACCAGAGGCACTCGTTCCAGTTCGGCGGTAGTTTGCGTCGTGCGTCGTCTGTTCTCCGTCGTCTGTGCAGTGTGCGCAACGTTTCGAGGAGCACGAGGAGGAACCCCGGAGGAGCTCCCGATACCCCAAAACTTTCGAGAGCCAAGATGAAGCCGGCTTACGTGATCTGCGCGTTGCTGAGCGTCGCGATCGGCACCACCACGCTGGTGCTGGCCGAAAACGGTGAGTTAAGCTAGATCTCGATATTTTGGCGCGTAGCGCGCGTCGCCGAAGTGCCCGCCGCTCATGCGTACGTAATAACGGTGATAAGCGCACGATAGCGGTCCGAAGGCAGCTGAGTTCCGCGTTCCGTGTGACGCCTACCCGCGTCGAATTACCGATAGCGGCTCCTGGGCCCCGAGACGAGTTTCTCTCCGAGAGCGTCGTTCGCGAAATTTATTCATGAACTCGCGTATTCCGTTCTCACGCGCGAAACGTAACGATCGGCGTTTCGCGCGCGGGAAATCCAGGAAGATAAGAGACTgagaagaaaaacatcgatccGTTGCACAGCGGTCCGGTGTACAACGTGTAGTATGTCTCTTACGCGCGTTTCGACCTTCGTtaggcgacggcgacggtggtggtggtggtggtcgtCTCGAGCAGATTGCTATTGATCTCTTTCGCCGACCACCGCCGGCCGAATCTTGGCTACGATGAACGATAACGATCACACGCGCGACGACTTTAATGTTTCGTCAGCAGCACACATCCGCGCGGTCGCCCCCCGGCGAAcgatcttcttttcttcttcctatGTAATGGGAGCAGTGCTGCTCTGAAAACGGCCAGGGCGATCCGCTAGTCGTATAAGCCGCAAGCGGCGTAATTACAAAGGTTGTAGGCCTCGATAGGCGCCGATACGAGGTACTGATAGTTAAACAATGCAGACAGTAACAAGTAACAGTCgcaatactttcaaaaaaaaatttttcttccggacaaaacacgtccgaacacGATCGAGCTCGCCAACCGACCACAAAACGCGAGTCGACAGTCGACTTCACAGCTAGATAAAGCCTATTCTACAATGGATGCAAAACGCAAAAACAGCCGGCGAACGATACATGTACTAAACCGCGATACTGAGAGCGGTTGGAAGTTTACCGCGAAAAGATATACATTTTGCTCCCGTTTTGATACGCATTCTTATATTTTCACGCACGTCCGCGAGAAACGGAAAGATATCAACTCGACGCCCGAGATTATCCGAAAGCGTAGGAAAATTCagtagaaattatttaacgtttGAAACCGCAAGAGATAACGTCTGAAGAAATCTTAATATCATTGCAGAATGAAATTTGATGCGAATTTTATCTTTGCTTTGTACTTTTAaatacgaatattttattaatttaggaaacattttaaataaattatttattttacttcatatttattttacttatgtataacgtgtaaagaaatattagctcattataaatagaaatgtaaatggaattttgaatatacttttttttactttattgaGAGTCAGGAAAAATGAGTTGACTTATGTtcgaaatgtataaaatctttatctgtattaaaagaaataatatatgggTTCTTCATGCATTCAGGTATAGAGGCAAAGTCTGGACCGACACAACCACCTAAATCTATCGTTCCGCCAAATCTTGCAGCGGTATCAAAGACCATCACTGATGCGACAACTGCTGAGCCTGCTGATCCACCAAACAATAAAACCACTCAGAATCCTACTATTACTACATCTTCTCCTACAACTACCACTACTAAACCTCCTACTCCACCTATCACTACTAAACCTACTACTACACCTACTACGGCTGTACCTGATCCCAAGCCTACCACTAGTAACACTACTACTCCTACAACTACATCCACAACTACACCGACGTCACCAACAACAAGCCATATTCCTACAGCTCCACCCTCTTCTACAGCTATACCCGGTACCACGGATGCATCGAAGACAACAGCTGTACCCCCTGCATCTAAGGATCGCCAGTTTGATGGTCTAAGCTTCTTTGGTACGTAATGTTATTCTGCTAGGTCGTTTCTATAGATTGATTAACATCAATAGgcgataaagtaaaaaatccGTAAAGAAAttgtgtattaaaataattaaaatagcgcacattataagtattataaaaaaaaatttttttagataattttctttcatcgTGAACTTTTTGCTGTGTTTCATTCATTAATGTAGCAAATGTTTACTGTCAAATATCGAAATAGTGTATATCTTCCTGTTATATCTTCCAGGTGGCATTGTCCTTACTACATGTCTGATGGCGATTGCTGCGTTTTCGTGGAAGTTCTACAGGCAGTGCAAAGAAGGCAACTATCGTACTCTGTGATAACGTGCAAGGCTATAACAAAACTTTCGTCAAGTAAACGCAGTTAATCGAATTAAGAactatgaataattattttattttaataatattgcgtATTTTTATAACGCAGTTAAGTGTTGCGTGGTTTAAGTGCTCTTAGTAATGTGATGTGCAACCACGAGTTCCGTTTTTCTCAATACATGTATATCTATCTAATAGGGACGGAGGGGAGGGGGTTAAGTAATCGTATGTATTGGAAACGATGATGTTGTATTTATATGCGCGTTTTACTAGTAGATGAGAGATTGTGACGAGTTGCGTGTTGCAAGTAGGAAGGCAGACGAGATGGGatggagggagggggagaaagGTGGGCGCATTAACGAGAGCTAATGACCAATCAAACGTACATtccgcgagagagaaaaagagggagatCATAGTTCTTTAAACGCGCATTATCCCACTTCTTATTAGCTTTCGCTGAAACTGCAACTGTCGGCAAgctgtattttttaatctatggTATGGTGTATAGTGTATACATTCCGCAGTAAAGTTACGTAAGGTCTGACTTTTCTATGAGacgggagagagaagagaaagtgTTGAGAAACATTGGGTTCGACGCAGGTATCTTAGCGTGAAAACGGTACGATGCCGAAGCGAAATAAATCATCAAAACATTTGAATCTCAGACGGACGTGTCCCAAAGTATGACATCGACGCATCCGAGATGCgttctataatatatagaattaaagcCGGACTGTTATTGAAAACGTAGTAGTCTGTTCAATTACACGATCGCAAGCATATCAACTCTCTTCTTTGCCCTTATCGCTAGTTTTGTTTGCACGATATTTCTCCGGCAAGATCTGAGCAACGCGTGGATAATGGTAcaaatatttacgatattatCGAAGTTAaggtttatttttttctatccgattttgcgttctttttttttacatattatttactcTTATTTACTCAGCGTCGCCTGAATTTGCATTGTATGTTTGCATACGAtaacagttttatttctttgtaagataatttcattattcttgAGCGCGTTCAAGATATCGTCGATTATTTACGCGTTGCAATCGTAACCGCCGATGTCATAAAACTCTCTTTACACTTCTTAAAATGCTTGTTCATCAAATAGAATGCCTAAGTATCGAATAGTTCCTTTCTCACACGTTCGCCTAAGATTaatcaaattacaaaaaatcaactgaaaaatgtttcacctttttttttagcacatCGTCACATGTCACATGAAccacaaaatttaattaattaacggtCTTTTTTGTAGCTAGTattgtgaaataatatattaaatagtacAATACTGTATTAATTAAGCTTTAAGCGATATTCTAAGTAACGTgtcacatttattataaaaaaggcaaaaattatatgttatatttatgtgCAATATATAATCTCTTTCGGTTCGCCTTAGGTTACGTTTATAGTACAATATTGAAAATCCAAAGACACAACACTGTGTTGTAATATTTCATGAGGCCCTCCTCTTCCTGATATCCTTATCGGCATTATCAGCAATATGTCATAATGGTTTTATTATCGTAGAAAATACGTATAACTCGCTTTAGTTGCGCGATGTTCGGATTTCACTTCATTATTCTTTACCGCGAAGAggatttcgaaaaaaaaaaaaaaatctgcctcggcaaataaatgcatttatgtGAAAgtacgtattatatttaaatgatttgaAAACAGTGTATCGAAAAGAATCCTCGAAATGCAGatcaattgtaaaatatatctctcaCCACGTCCGTAAGATTACGAATTAATCGAAAGATATCGAATAGCggataaatcttttttttttataactgcgAAAAAACTCGGTTATCGCACGTAATTTCCCCGCAAAATGACGTCAGAACTATCTCGAAGCGTCGACGATGCGCGGAGGCGCCTCTTCCTCGTTCTCGTATCGCGAAAATAATCAATTGCCGCCGGGCTGAGGACCGCCGGCGTGTTTTGCCATTGGCATATCGCTCGCTGGCGCGATTTTAAATACAGGAATTTACCCTGTACAGAAAGGGTATTGATCGCATCGCGCCGCTGTTACATGTACTTGACACATATATTTCCGCTTAAAACTAATACGCGGCTCAGAAACTCGCGACTTTAATTGTCGTTCCCCGCGCCGGGAGAGGAAAAATCCATTATCGTGTCGCACGAAGGTGCAAagggagaaaagaaaacaacGGGGATAAGGTGAAAGGAGCGGATCGATAACGAGAAAATCACGTACCACGGTATTGTGAATAAGGGATTTGTACACgacagagagagggagagagagagagagatctacAGTTTCATCGAGGCTGCAATGAGATATCCGATGCGGCAAACACGGCGCAGGACGAAGCCGTGTGATATTGCAGTCGATAAACTTGCTTGGCTTGGCCAAGCTGCAATAATTTACTCGCTGAGAGTATCTTCCGAGAAAACGGTTGTAGGATGTCCCGTTACCTCGC is a window of Temnothorax longispinosus isolate EJ_2023e chromosome 1, Tlon_JGU_v1, whole genome shotgun sequence DNA encoding:
- the LOC139822568 gene encoding uncharacterized protein, with product MKPAYVICALLSVAIGTTTLVLAENGIEAKSGPTQPPKSIVPPNLAAVSKTITDATTAEPADPPNNKTTQNPTITTSSPTTTTTKPPTPPITTKPTTTPTTAVPDPKPTTSNTTTPTTTSTTTPTSPTTSHIPTAPPSSTAIPGTTDASKTTAVPPASKDRQFDGLSFFGGIVLTTCLMAIAAFSWKFYRQCKEGNYRTL